A window of Diospyros lotus cultivar Yz01 chromosome 14, ASM1463336v1, whole genome shotgun sequence contains these coding sequences:
- the LOC127791169 gene encoding uncharacterized protein LOC127791169: protein MAAKYIVTGVLGSFAIAYLCDHFIADRKIFGGTTPTTVSSKEWWEETDKKFQAWPRTAGPPVVMNPISRQNFIVKSSAEA, encoded by the exons ATGGCAGCCAAATACATAGTTACTGGTGTCTTGGGATCATTCGCTATTGCTTATTTGTGTGACCATTTTATTGCCGACAGGAAGATATTTGGAg GCACTACACCGACAACTGTTTCAAGCAAAGAATGGTGGGAAGAAACTGACAAGAAGTTTCAGGCATGGCCTCGAACTGCAGGCCCTCCTGTTGTCATGAACCCCATCAGTCGTCAAAACTTCATTGTGAAGTCCAGTGCTGAAGCTTGA
- the LOC127790816 gene encoding leucine-rich repeat receptor-like tyrosine-protein kinase PXC3, translated as MACLCLFSFLLLGIFSRSQLGHAQLLHEETTLTLLAIGTELGLNWRTLNSSDFCSWPGIVCNSSKSMVEKLDLSHRGLQGNLTLISELKALKWLDLSYNNFHGPIPPALGNLSELQFLDLSSNKFRGSIPVDLGRLVNLRSLNLSNNFLEGSVPDELEGLVKLQDFQIFTNKLNGSIPIWVGNLSNLRVFTAYENELGGRIPDNLGSNSGLQVLNLHSNLLQGIIPKSIFAMGKLQTLILTQNALTGNLPDAVGNCKALSSIRIGNNRIIGSIPKSIGNISSLTYFEADNNNLSGEIVLEFAQCSNLTLLNLASNGFSGTIPPELGQLTNLQELIVSGNSLFGEIPASIRSCKNLNKLDLTENKFNGTIPVDICNATRLQYLLLGQNSIRGEIPREIGNCVKLLELQMGSNYLTGSIPPEIGHIRNLQIALNVSFNHLHGPLPAELGRLDKLVSLDVSNNQLSGNIPSTLKGMLSLIDVNFSNNQFVGSIPTFVPFQKSPNSSFFGNNGLCGPPLSSLCGNSNSSDNQSYHHKVSYKIILAVLGSGLAVFVSVTIIVLLFMMRERQEKASKTAGTADDASNNRPSAITANIFVDNLRQAIDFDAVIKATLKDSNKLSSGTFSTVYKAIMPSGMLLSVKKLKSVDRTIVHHQNKMIRELERLSRLCHDNLMRPVGYVIYEDVALLLHHYLPNGTLAQFLHDSSKLPEYNPDWPTRLAIAIGVAEGLAFLHHVAIIHLDISSGNILLDAGYKAVVGEVEISKLLDPSRGTASISAVAGSFGYIPPEYAYTMQVTAPGNVYSYGVVLLEILTTRLPVDEAFGEGIDLVKWVHSAPARGETPEQILDAKLSTVSFTCRKEMLAALKVALLCTDSTPAKRPKMKKVVEMLQEITQN; from the exons ATGGCGTGTCTTtgcctattttctttcttgctaCTTGGGATTTTCTCAAGGTCTCAACTCGGCCACGCTCAGCTTCTCCATGAAGAAACCACATTGACATTGCTGGCCATTGGCACAGAACTTGGCCTAAATTGGAGGACTCTGAACAGCTCAGATTTCTGTTCTTGGCCCGGCATTGTCTGCAACTCCAGCAAGTCCATGGTGGAAAAGCTCGATCTTTCTCACCGAGGCCTGCAAGGTAATCTCACCCTAATCTCTGAGCTCAAAGCATTGAAGTGGCTCGACCTTTCATACAACAATTTCCATGGCCCGATTCCTCCCGCTTTGGGGAACTTATCCGAGCTCCAGTTTCTTGATTTATCTTCAAATAAGTTTAGAGGATCAATTCCTGTGGATTTGGGTAGACTGGTTAATCTTAGATCGTTGAATTTATCCAATAATTTTCTCGAGGGAAGTGTACCTGATGAACTTGAAGGGTTGGTGAAGTTGCAGGACTTTCAGATTTTTACGAATAAATTGAATGGTTCTATCCCAATTTGGGTGGGGAATTTGAGTAATCTGAGGGTGTTTACAGCCTATGAGAATGAATTAGGAGGGAGGATTCCGGATAATCTGGGGTCGAATTCTGGGCTTCAGGTGTTGAACCTGCACTCGAACCTGCTCCAAGGGATCATTCCGAAGAGCATTTTTGCCATGGGGAAGCTGCAGACTTTGATTCTGACTCAGAATGCATTGACTGGTAATCTGCCTGATGCAGTTGGGAACTGCAAGGCCCTTTCGAGTATTAGAATCGGGAATAACAGGATCATAGGAAGCATCCCCAAGTCGATTGGAAACATTAGCAGCCTTACATATTTTGAAGCTGACAACAACAATCTCTCGGGAGAGATTGTGCTCGAGTTTGCTCAATGCTCCAATCTCACTCTCTTAAATTTGGCCTCCAATGGTTTCTCCGGGACAATTCCTCCCGAGCTTGGGCAGCTCACAAATCTACAGGAACTGATTGTTTCCGGTAACAGTCTGTTTGGAGAGATTCCAGCGTCAATTCGAAGCTGCAAGAATCTGAACAAGCTCGATTTAACTGAGAACAAATTTAATGGTACCATTCCTGTAGATATATGCAATGCCACCAGATTGCAGTACCTTCTACTTGGTCAGAATTCGATTAGAGGAGAAATACCCCGCGAGATTGGAAACTGCGTGAAATTGCTTGAATTGCAAATGGGTAGTAACTATCTGACCGGAAGTATCCCCCCTGAGATTGGTCATATCAGGAATTTGCAGATAGCGTTAAATGTGAGCTTCAATCATCTCCATGGACCGTTGCCTGCTGAATTGGGTAGGCTTGACAAGCTGGTTTCTTTGGATGTCTCCAATAATCAACTCTCCGGGAACATCCCATCTACACTCAAAGGCATGCTCAGCTTGATAGAtgttaatttctcaaataatcaGTTTGTGGGTTCCATTCCAACCTTCGTGCCATTCCAGAAGAGCCCAAATTCAAGCTTCTTTGGGAATAACGGGCTCTGTGGACCACCGCTCAGTTCTTTGTGTGGTAACTCCAATAGTTCAGACAACCAGAGTTACCATCATAAGGTTTCTTACAAGATCATATTAGCTGTTCTTGGTTCCGGGTTGGCTGTTTTTGTATCAGTGACAATTATTGTTCTGCTCTTCATGATGAGGGAAAGACAAGAAAAGGCTAGCAAAACTGCGGGAACTGCTGATGACGCAAGTAATAACCGGCCATCAGCAATAACAGCTAACATCTTTGTTGACAATCTCAGACAAGCAATAGATTTTGATGCTGTTATCAAAGCAACTCTCAAGGATTCAAATAAGCTGAGCAGCGGAACCTTCAGCACCGTCTACAAGGCAATTATGCCTTCTGGTATGCTCTTATCagtgaagaaattgaaatcCGTGGACAGAACAATAGTTCATCACCAGAACAAAATGATCAGAGAGCTCGAAAGGCTGAGCAGACTCTGTCACGATAATCTAATGAGACCCGTTGGATATGTAATATACGAAGATGTTGCCCTTTTGTTGCATCACTACTTGCCCAATGGAACATTGGCTCAGTTCCTTCACGATTCTAGCAAGCTCCCGGAATACAACCCCGACTGGCCAACAAGACTTGCAATCGCCATTGGAGTGGCAGAAGGATTGGCGTTCCTTCATCATGTTGCCATTATACACCTTGATATCTCTTCGGGCAATATCCTGCTAGATGCCGGTTACAAAGCGGTTGTCGGGGAAGTTGAGATATCAAAGCTCTTGGATCCATCTCGAGGCACTGCTAGTATCAGTGCCGTTGCCGGTTCATTTGGTTATATTCCACCAG AATACGCGTACACAATGCAAGTTACTGCACCGGGGAATGTCTACAGCTATGGCGTTGTTTTGCTTGAGATTCTTACAACCAGGCTACCGGTTGATGAGGCCTTTGGCGAAGGGATCGATTTGGTGAAATGGGTTCACAGTGCACCGGCAAGAGGTGAAACCCCAGAGCAGATACTCGATGCAAAGCTTAGCACAGTCTCCTTTACCTGTAGAAAAGAAATGCTTGCAGCTCTAAAGGTGGCTCTACTCTGTACTGACAGCACCCCAGCTAAGCGTCCCAAAATGAAGAAGGTTGTGGAAATGCTTCAAGAAATCACACAAAACTAA